GAATCGATTTCTCGACAACGGAAATACTGGTGCGGCACAGGTAGGCGATTGCGGCCATGGCAGCCAGCCACAACATCACGAAATGTCGACGATTCTGTGGCTTGGTTGGAACTCGCAAGACGTCCTCATTCGCGTCGGTCACCGCATCCCCCTCGAATGTCGTTTTCGAAACAGGATACGGCGCGTGATCGGGAATGGAACTCTGGCTGAAGGTGATTTTATCCGAGTTCGGCGAAGCGCTGGCGAGACCGCACTCGAATTGACAATTTCGATTTAAGCAGACTGAACGCACGTCCCGTTCAGGGCACGATCATCTCTCGCCTATTTCGGGCCCACTTTGATCTCGAACAGATGCGGCCAGTTTTTTCCGGTCACCAGCAGACGATCGCTGTCCGGGTCGTACGCGATACCGTTCAGTACATCTTCGTTGCTGCGTCGCTGCGTCCGAGGATACAGATTGCTGAGATCCACCCACCCCAGTACTTCTCCAGTCTCAGGAGAAATTCGCACAATGGTGTCTTGATACCACACGTTGGCCCAGATTTCGTTCTTCACGAATTCCAATTCGTTCAGTCTCTCGACTTTGCCCTGATGGCCGCGGACGGTGATGCGTCTCACGACCGTGAATGTCTTGGGATCGAGGAAGCGAATTGTCGACGACCCATCACTCATGATCAGGTACTTGCCATCGTTTGTCAGTCCCCAGCCCTCGCCCGTGAATTGAAAAGTCTTCTCGACTTGGAAACTCGTCAGGTCATACACAATCCCCAGTCGATTTTGCCAAGTCAGTTGATAGATCCGATTGTCGAGAATCGTGATTCCCTCACCAAAGTAATGATGGTTCAGCGGGGCGATTTTCTCGACTGCGCCCGTCGCCAGATCGACACGCCGCAGGGACGATTCACCCAGTTTGCCGGTTCCCTCAAACAACTGATTGTTCTTAAAAACAAGCCCCTGTGTGAACGCCACCGGATCATGTGGATAGCTGGCGATGACTTGAAAGCCCCACGTGTCAATTTTCGCGGTGCGTTTGTTTTGAGCGAATGCTCGAAGTCCGATCGCGCCGCCGAAAAGCAAAAGCACGCCCACCACCCATCTCAGCCGTCGAGAAACGGGTCGCAATGCCGAACTTGTGTTTGTGAGCATGAATTCGACTCGGCAGAACAGGAACAAATCAATGGGATTCCGGGCGAGCTTTGGATTGGCGAATGAGCGAAATGGCGGTGCAACTGCCATAGTCCGGTGAGGGAAGTCCCGCGGACCCGTCTCGTTCGTCTTCGACGGCTCACTGCCATAATTTGGCAGGCGATCCCGATACCGTCCAGAGGGAACTCGCCATTCGCAAGAAATCTTTCGCTGTCGTTCCAACAAGAACTCGCGGCAAGCCTTCTTCCAGTCTCGATCGCAACACAGATGAAGATTGATTGGATCCAGGCTATTCTACAATGACTATGAAGTACGATTTTTGGTCACCGATGCAGATTGTGTTCGGATGGGGACGCCGTTCTGAACTGGGCAAGCTTGCCGCGACGGTTGGGACGCGTGCCTTCCTGATTTCAGGCAGCCGAACGCTCGAGATATGCGGCGTCATCGAGTCTGCAGCCGCGTCGCTGGAAGAGCAGGGACTGCGTGTCCATCGCTTTTCGGCCGCTTCACGCGAACCCGAGGTGGCTGACGTCGATCGGTTGGTGTCCGAACTGGTGATGTCGGAACCCTGCGCGACCGACGTGATTGTTGCAGTTGGCGGCGGTTCGACAATCGATCTCGCGAAAGCCGCTGCGGCACTCGTGCAGAACCGCCATGGTCACTCGGTGGTGGAGTTTCTCGAAGGCGTCGGCAAAGGACTCCAGATCACCCACCGTCCGCTCCCGATGATCGCCGTTCCGACAACGGCGGGAACCGGTGCCGAATGCACCAAGAACGCCGTGATTTCGTCATACGACGCGCCGTTCAAGAAAAGTCTGCGTAGCGATTGGATGATTCCCAAGATCGTTCTGGTTGATCCGGAACTCACGGTCAGCCTGCCGTCCCACACAACGGCCTTCACCGGGATGGATGCCATCACGCAACTGATCGAAAGTTTCATCTCCCGACGCGCTGCGCCGATTCCGCAAGCGATGGCACTTCGTGGACTGAAGTTGGCGCTGCCGGCGTTACCCGTCGCTGTCCGTGATGGGGCAAATCGAGAAAGTCGTGAAGCGATGGCGCATGCGGCGATGCTATCAGGCTTGGCACTTGCCAATTCGGGGCTTGGTCTGGCACACGGGGTTGCCGCGGCGTTGGGAGTCCATTGTCAGGTACCTCATGGCCAGGCCTGTGCGATGCTGCTACCGACAGCACTGCGAGTGAACCAGCAAGCCCGAGAGGTCGAGCTGGCTGAACTCGAAAGCCTGTTCGAATCACGACCGCTCACAAATCCAGAACTGGCCGAAGGGTTCATTCGCAGGATCGAAGGTCTTTGTCTCGAGGTCGGCATTCCCGTTCGATTGCGCGATGTCGGTGTTTTGGAAGAGCAAATTCCGGCGCTCGTGACGGGTTCGCGCGGCAATAGCATGAGTGGCAATCCTCGTGATGTCGCCGACGACGAACTCTCACGAATCCTTCACGATTTGTGGTAACTGTGCACTGTTTTTATAGTCGCAATGCAACTTTGCGGTCGCCCTGCAACGTGTGGTGCGGAGTTCATTGCGGCTTCTTGTCCGGAACGACACAGCGAAACCCCAGGTGCGACATCCCCGTGTCAGGAGTCGTGCCGCGTCGAGCTGCCGTGCGGTAGCTTTCGCAATAGGTGATGTGGCAAAGGAACGAACCGCCACGGATCACGCGTTTTGCGGCATCAGGCTCGCCGGGGTCCCAACTGTCGGCAGGACCTGGCGGGTTCTCGACGACCTTTTCCGCCATGCGTTGAGCATACGCATCGGCGCGGTACCAGTCCGAGCACCATTCCCACACATTGCCGCTCATGTCATATAGGCCGTACCCATTGGGAGGGTATGATTTGACCGGCGCCGTTCGTTCCCAACCGTCCAACTGATCGTTCTGATTCGGGAACACGCCCTGCCAGATATTGCTAAGCTTGCTCGATTCCTTGGGAGGTTCGTCTCCCCAGGTGAACCGCTTCCCCACCAGCCCGCCGCGTGAAGCACACTCCCATTCTGCTTCGGTGGGTAAACGCTTGCCGGCCCATTTTGCATAGGCATTCGCATCGTCCCACGAAATGTGGACAACGGGATGTTCGGACCGGTTATCAATCGATGACTTGGGGCCTTCGGGATGTTTCCAACAGGCTCCAGGGATCCACGTCCACCACTTCGAAACATCGTTTGTGGGTACAGGAGTTGGCGGCGCCGTGAAAACGAGTGAACCAGGGACCAGCACGTCATCGGGCGGTTTGGGAGTCCCGGGGGGCACGGTCTTTTTCAATTCTTCCCAATCAGGCTTCACTTCCGCCGTCGTGACATATCCCGTTGCATCGACGAATTTTTGAAACTCGGCGTTGGTAACTTCGTGAGCATCGATCCAATAACCGTTCAGATGTACTTGATGAGCAGGTCGTTCGTTCGGCAAGGCCGAGGGGCCTGATGTTCCCATCGTGAACTCACCCGGTGGAATCCAAACCATGCCTTCCGGGGCCGAGGTCGGGGCTTCAGTGATCGGGGCTTCAACGGATGCGGCGACGTTTTCGGACGAGCCTTTTAACGCCGCGGCCTTTCGCGCTGCGGGTTGTTGTTTGGACTCCGTTTTCTGTTCGTAGGCCGTGACGGCGTACGCCCCGGCGAATGCGATGGCCCCCAGTGCGATCAATCCAACCCCCCGAAGGCCAAATCCCGCCGTGGTCGGTTTCGGTTCGGTGATCGTTGAAGTCGGGTTTGCGGCTTGTTGTTTCTGTCGGCGGATTCGTGACATCGGGTCAACTTTCAAGAGAGAACTCGCAGCCAGTTCCAAACGAACGGCAGTAAAGACAGGCGTGAAAGCATGAGCCCATCGCGAGTCGAAGGTCGAACAGCGAGGCAGTTGTCGGCAGGTATGTCCCGTTAGGATCGAACAACAAATTCGTCGCCAAAAACAGTCTATCATCCCAAAGCCCATGCGCGGAGTATCGCCTGGCTTCGAATTTCACGTGCGCCCCAATTTCGATCGTCACTCTGACTTGGAGTGCAGCACGCCCCGCACAGCAGCAAAGAAACTTAGCAAGACATTCGCCGCGTATTCGACCTGCCCGCTCGAAATTTCGTGGGAATCCTGAGTTGGCGTGCCGGCGAAAATGCGGTCCTGCGATTTTCAAAGTCGGGAATCTTCGTGGCTTCACCTCGCGGGGGGGCGTTCAAACGCTATACTTGATGTATCCGGTGAGGACTGCGCGGACGGCCTGCGAATCCCTGAAGTTTCTGATCGGGTCAGGTCGACGCCTTTTCTGTCTGAATCATCTGATCGAATTCTGAATTCCAGTCGCGTTCAATTGCTGGATACTCGTTGCGAGGTAAGTGATTCATGGCCAAAGCTGGTTCGCGAAAAAAGCTTCCTAAAGAAGTTGCCGTCATCAATGCCGACAACTGCACTGGCTGTGAGGCGTGCCTGGAAGTCTGCCCGGTTGACTGCATTTACAAAGTCCCTGGCGATTCCATCTCGGTCTTGCAGTCGTGGTGCGAAATCGATGTCGAGCGATGTGTGGGCTGCGAAGTCTGCGTCCATATCCCAACGAAGAAAACCGATCCGTACGAATTGACGGTCTGTCCGTGGGATGCGATCGAGATGATTCCCACAATCCAAGTTGCTCAGGTCGTCGCCGACAAGGGTGGACCACCGGACTATATGCTGAAAAACTGGGATCGGCTTGTCGTACCGGCTCAGCGGATGGCGGAACTCGCAGCAGAACAGGCGACTTCGAAGTCGTGAACGTCCCGGAGTTCGCGGGCGAATATCACAACTTGCATCGGTTCGCTCACGCGTCATCCAGCGAGATTGCTTGATGGATCGAAGAGGGGGCGGCGATCTCTCAATTCAGCGTCGCGCGGCATTCCTCTGCGATTGTCGATCGCAGTTCTGCGACGAGAAAAAATGAACCGGTAATCACGATTACATCGTCCTGCGTCGCCAAACGTTTGGCCAGTGTCCAGGCGGCAAGCGGATCTTTGGCGAGATGCGCGGGCCGAACGGTCAGAGCATTGACAAGCCTGCTCAGTTCCTCGAGCGATACCCCGCGCGGATTGTCCAGATATCGCGTCAAAACGAGCGTATCGAAGTGGGGTAACAGTTGGCGCAGGATACCAGCGACGTCTTTATCTTTCGTCGCAGCGAAGACGAGGATTCGCTTGCGAAGTTTGGTGGACTCGTTGAGTGACGCCACGAGTGCCCGGGCCGATTCCCAGTTGTGCGCGGCATCAACGATCACGGTCGGACGTCTTGCGATCACTTCCACACGCGCCGGCCAGCTTACGCTTAGTAGTCCTTGCCGGACATCGTCATCGGACAGGTCCCAGTTCAACTGCCGCAGCTCATCCACCACGGCGAGTGCCAGCGTTGCATTCACGGCCTGGTGCGGCCCGCGCAAAGCCACGGGCATCTGTTGCCAGTTCGATGTAGATGTTGTGACGTCGATCTGTACCTGTTCATGCTCATCCAGATGGCGATCCACAAGCCGAAAATCTCGGCCCAGCAACTTCAGTGGGGAACCCCGCTCACGGCAGGTCTCCTCAACCATGGCCAGCGCGTCGGGGTGAGTGACTCCAGAAATCGTCGGAATGCCTGATTTGACGATTCCGGCCTTTTCATACGCAATCTGATGGACAGTGCTACCCAGCACGTGTGTGTGGTCACGGCTGACGTTGGTGATCACGGTGACCAGAGGCTTACACAAGTTGGTCGAATCGAGCCGCCCGCCGAGCCCTACTTCCAAGACCGCGATATCGACGTTCTGCTCCAGAAAATGAAGCCAGGCCAGCGCCGTTGCCAACTCAAAATAAGTTGGTTGCATCCGCCCAGGCATGTTGTCCATCTGGGTAATCATTGGCAGCAGACGATTGACCAATCCGATGAACTCAGACTGCGTCGGCATCACTCCATTGATCGTAAATCGCTCTTCGAATGCGGTGATATGCGGCGAAATGTACAATCCACAACGATATCCCGATGCAGCCAGAATCGAGGACAGCATCGAGCACGTCGACCCTTTGCCTTTTGTGCCGGCGACGTGAATCGCGGGAATGCGCTCATGCGGGTTCCCCATCAACTCGAGCAGACGGCGCATGCGGTCCAGCTTGAAATCGCTGGTGGAATAAGCCTCGGCCTGAATCCGTTCGTAATTGATCCGCCCAAACAGGAACTCAATGGCCTGTTCATAGGTCTCAATTCGATCCGGCATGTTCGTAACCGATGCTGATTTCTGAATTCAGAGGGGATGTCGATGCCACGGAGGATTCTGCCAGAAGCACCCCGTCAGGACGGCTTGGCTTTCGGTTTAGAACGTGGGCGAAAGAACCGCGTCGATTCTATCACAACCCGCCGTCGCGACGCGATTCGCACGAGTAACGTCAGTAAAAAGTTGCGCCAGCCGGGAATCACGCACTGTCGATGTCGCACCAGGGCCTTGAGCCCCTTTTTGACGACCGTCTCGACCGAAAGTGACGAGTGCTTCTGCACCCACCCCGGAGCGCCTGCGATATCAAAGAAGCTGGTTCGCGTGACCCCTGGGCAAACCGCTGTCACAGTGACTCCGCGGTCTTTCAATTCACAGTGCAAGGCCTCGCTCAAGTGCAGCACGAACGCCTTACTCGCCGCGTAAACGCCCATGTAAGCCACTGGCTGGAAGGCCGACAACGACGAGACATTCAGAATCGAACCATGCCCCCGGGCGATCATTCCGGGGAGTAGGCGGTAAGTCAGTTCGGTCATCGCCGCGATATTCAGACGAATCATTTCGAGCAATCGATCGATGTCGGCCTGTTGCACTTCGCCAACAACTCCAAAGCCCGCGTTGTTCACCAGCAGTTCAATCGTGATTCCCTTGGCATCCAGCTCGTTCAAAATTCGCTGGGGCTGCGACGGATCGGAGAGATCCGCAACGATGATCTCACAGCGCGTCCCGTGCTTGGTATGAAGTTCTAGAGCGAGCTCTTCCATCAATTCGCGTCGACGTGCGGTCAACACCAGATGCATGCCGCGAGAGGCGAGTTGGCGTGCGAATTCAGCACCCAAGCCCGCTGAGGCTCCGGTGATCAGTGCCCACTGATTCGCCAACTGCTTCCACACGCTACGATTCCCGCGTCTTGCGTTGCCCGTGAGCAAATGAGAAGGATTGATTTCTTGAGTCCAGGCCGGTCATTCATCGATTGGACTGGCCGTCTCGCCGATCTCCAAACTGCGATCTCAACCAGATTGAAAATGTTGTTGATGTCTGTCGCCACGGTTTTCGTCGAGTCACAAGAGACGACTCAATCCCGCGTTGATAATTCGCTGTGCGTCGTGAATGGCGTTGAGCGAACGCTGGCCACGGGGCAATTCAGAATTGAGGTACCATCGAGGAGTGTTGTGAGGATCCAAACCCGCATCAAATCAATCTAGCTGAAAAACTCATCGTAGCAGAATGGGGAAGTGCGAAAAAGGCAGTTGCCCCGCTGTTCCCGACATTGCGCGTAGGGATTGGCCGTCAAATTCTTGTTATTCCCTGCACTCATTCATGCTGGTATTGAGCCGTCGAGCGACTACTGAACCTCCGTGCCGTGGCCGTGGGACGACTTCAGGCCCTGGGGAGGGCTGCCTTCGATCAGCCGTCTGAGTAATGCTTCATCAACGCGTCCGCGAAATCGAATCTTACCATCAAACGCGATCACAGGGACACACGTTTGGAATTGTTCGGTCAGTTCACGGCTGGACTGGATCTCAATGTTTTCAACACGAGGCAGCCACCGCTCGTATCGTGCGAGTAATTCGGCGGCCTCATCACACAGGTGACATCCTTCTTTGGTGTAAAGGATGACCGATCGAAATCGACGGCCGGGGACTGCGGGACGCCATCCGCTTTCTGGCATTTTGGGTTTACCCCACAGGATTTGCCATCCGAGTGCCGTCATGCCAAATCCCAAGCAGACCCACAAGGATTGATTCGAATACCAGAAGCTGGGCAGACCCGGCAATTGCGTTGTCATCTGCAGCCCTCGCAAGACGAGAAGGATGAGCCCTCCGCCAAACAGGCCTCGCCCGAGTGGTACGAGGCGGTTCTCTGGTGCCGAACCCGTCGGTCTGTATGTCATATGCAGATTCTCGTCACATCGTGAAGGTGTTGCGTGCGTTTTGATGAGAACTCGCCAAGCCTAACAGTCATCTTGACCGAATACCGTTCAATTCTATACTCCGCGGCATGCGTCCTGTCTCGCTCGTTGCGTGTTTCGTCCTCGTCGCCGCGACGTCGGTGATGGCCGCGCCATGGAGTCGCATCTCTCTTAGCTCACCGTGGAAGAAACCGCCCGCCGCACACCAGTGGGCTGATGAGCGTGAACTTGGCCCCTATCTGATCCGATCCGAATTCCCGCTCCG
This genomic interval from Schlesneria paludicola DSM 18645 contains the following:
- a CDS encoding glutaminyl-peptide cyclotransferase, whose product is MLTNTSSALRPVSRRLRWVVGVLLLFGGAIGLRAFAQNKRTAKIDTWGFQVIASYPHDPVAFTQGLVFKNNQLFEGTGKLGESSLRRVDLATGAVEKIAPLNHHYFGEGITILDNRIYQLTWQNRLGIVYDLTSFQVEKTFQFTGEGWGLTNDGKYLIMSDGSSTIRFLDPKTFTVVRRITVRGHQGKVERLNELEFVKNEIWANVWYQDTIVRISPETGEVLGWVDLSNLYPRTQRRSNEDVLNGIAYDPDSDRLLVTGKNWPHLFEIKVGPK
- a CDS encoding iron-containing alcohol dehydrogenase is translated as MTMKYDFWSPMQIVFGWGRRSELGKLAATVGTRAFLISGSRTLEICGVIESAAASLEEQGLRVHRFSAASREPEVADVDRLVSELVMSEPCATDVIVAVGGGSTIDLAKAAAALVQNRHGHSVVEFLEGVGKGLQITHRPLPMIAVPTTAGTGAECTKNAVISSYDAPFKKSLRSDWMIPKIVLVDPELTVSLPSHTTAFTGMDAITQLIESFISRRAAPIPQAMALRGLKLALPALPVAVRDGANRESREAMAHAAMLSGLALANSGLGLAHGVAAALGVHCQVPHGQACAMLLPTALRVNQQAREVELAELESLFESRPLTNPELAEGFIRRIEGLCLEVGIPVRLRDVGVLEEQIPALVTGSRGNSMSGNPRDVADDELSRILHDLW
- a CDS encoding formylglycine-generating enzyme family protein — its product is MSRIRRQKQQAANPTSTITEPKPTTAGFGLRGVGLIALGAIAFAGAYAVTAYEQKTESKQQPAARKAAALKGSSENVAASVEAPITEAPTSAPEGMVWIPPGEFTMGTSGPSALPNERPAHQVHLNGYWIDAHEVTNAEFQKFVDATGYVTTAEVKPDWEELKKTVPPGTPKPPDDVLVPGSLVFTAPPTPVPTNDVSKWWTWIPGACWKHPEGPKSSIDNRSEHPVVHISWDDANAYAKWAGKRLPTEAEWECASRGGLVGKRFTWGDEPPKESSKLSNIWQGVFPNQNDQLDGWERTAPVKSYPPNGYGLYDMSGNVWEWCSDWYRADAYAQRMAEKVVENPPGPADSWDPGEPDAAKRVIRGGSFLCHITYCESYRTAARRGTTPDTGMSHLGFRCVVPDKKPQ
- a CDS encoding indolepyruvate ferredoxin oxidoreductase subunit alpha, coding for MAKAGSRKKLPKEVAVINADNCTGCEACLEVCPVDCIYKVPGDSISVLQSWCEIDVERCVGCEVCVHIPTKKTDPYELTVCPWDAIEMIPTIQVAQVVADKGGPPDYMLKNWDRLVVPAQRMAELAAEQATSKS
- a CDS encoding bifunctional folylpolyglutamate synthase/dihydrofolate synthase, which translates into the protein MPDRIETYEQAIEFLFGRINYERIQAEAYSTSDFKLDRMRRLLELMGNPHERIPAIHVAGTKGKGSTCSMLSSILAASGYRCGLYISPHITAFEERFTINGVMPTQSEFIGLVNRLLPMITQMDNMPGRMQPTYFELATALAWLHFLEQNVDIAVLEVGLGGRLDSTNLCKPLVTVITNVSRDHTHVLGSTVHQIAYEKAGIVKSGIPTISGVTHPDALAMVEETCRERGSPLKLLGRDFRLVDRHLDEHEQVQIDVTTSTSNWQQMPVALRGPHQAVNATLALAVVDELRQLNWDLSDDDVRQGLLSVSWPARVEVIARRPTVIVDAAHNWESARALVASLNESTKLRKRILVFAATKDKDVAGILRQLLPHFDTLVLTRYLDNPRGVSLEELSRLVNALTVRPAHLAKDPLAAWTLAKRLATQDDVIVITGSFFLVAELRSTIAEECRATLN
- a CDS encoding SDR family NAD(P)-dependent oxidoreductase; the encoded protein is MWKQLANQWALITGASAGLGAEFARQLASRGMHLVLTARRRELMEELALELHTKHGTRCEIIVADLSDPSQPQRILNELDAKGITIELLVNNAGFGVVGEVQQADIDRLLEMIRLNIAAMTELTYRLLPGMIARGHGSILNVSSLSAFQPVAYMGVYAASKAFVLHLSEALHCELKDRGVTVTAVCPGVTRTSFFDIAGAPGWVQKHSSLSVETVVKKGLKALVRHRQCVIPGWRNFLLTLLVRIASRRRVVIESTRFFRPRSKPKAKPS
- a CDS encoding glutaredoxin family protein, yielding MTYRPTGSAPENRLVPLGRGLFGGGLILLVLRGLQMTTQLPGLPSFWYSNQSLWVCLGFGMTALGWQILWGKPKMPESGWRPAVPGRRFRSVILYTKEGCHLCDEAAELLARYERWLPRVENIEIQSSRELTEQFQTCVPVIAFDGKIRFRGRVDEALLRRLIEGSPPQGLKSSHGHGTEVQ